One window of Triticum dicoccoides isolate Atlit2015 ecotype Zavitan chromosome 5A, WEW_v2.0, whole genome shotgun sequence genomic DNA carries:
- the LOC119301404 gene encoding disease resistance protein RPM1-like, with translation MAEGIVASLMVKLGVALATQAATFGGSCIAHEVTALRRLFSEMEEIKDELECMQTFLQVSERLRDHDETMATFVRKVRTLSFGIEDVVDEFSCKFCDDHGGAASRAIRKLRRIRTWHRLAFRLVRIKASLKIAVERVKMFNTEGISKVQQPQAQDKKLGPSESAGLVTADCPVGIEHNRDLLIGWLTDEIQQNMVISVWGMGGVGKTTLVTHVYNIIKPRFERHAFITVSQHCRSVDLLRQILKKFCKKDHNVTLSEGIDSMDRESLVEIMQSYLHSRRYVLVLDDLWDANVWFEIRDAFAGGDGSSKIVLTSRIHDVASLAKDKYIIDLRPLESQHSWDLFCKEAFWKMEDKSCPRELEASGQKIVESCDGLPIAIVCIGRLLSFRSQTSYEWEKVQKDIELQLTSNSILDMNLILKVSLEDLSHNLKNCFLFCSLFPEVYRIRRKKLIRFWVSEGFIKRTETRTEEEIAEDYLNELVNRCLLQVTKRNEFGRVRECRMHDVVRVLALSKSKEEMFSAVYDCSKTTSLLGKARRMSIQSADSTLSSHEMTHVRSLLVFDKCVPIDALSASLTSLKLLSVLDLHGIPIKSIPVQVFSLFNLRFLGLRGTEIDVLPKEIKKLQNLEVLDAYNTKITSLPEEMTRLRKLRHLFASGIRDDTDSNVVVSTGVAAPRGKWHSTSLQTLQNFKANDEMLQSIACLSELRTLGITDIRSGQSASLCSAISKLSKLQHLLVSPKGDEALQLSSVQLPQTIQKLEVGGLLGQATAHNLFTSIRYLENITHLHLWFSMINQDLFRYLQSDCLLSLCILQAFQGEDRSFSAGSFPKLQSLVVHGASQLSRIEIEEGSMVNLVRLTVTGCPTLKELPQGVEFLHKLETLQLEITVDDFLEKIQSEE, from the coding sequence ATGGCAGAAGGCATTGTTGCCTCACTGATGGTCAAGCTGGGAGTGGCCTTAGCAACTCAGGCGGCAACATTTGGTGGATCATGCATCGCTCATGAAGTGACTGCTTTGAGAAGGCTCTTCAGTGAGATGGAGGAGATCAAGGATGAGTTGGAGTGCATGCAGACCTTCCTGCAGGTTTCTGAGAGGCTCAGAGACCACGACGAAACAATGGCAACATTTGTTAGGAAGGTACGGACGCTTTCCTTTGGCATCGAGGATGTTGTTGATGAGTTCAGCTGCAAGTTCTGCGACGATCATGGTGGAGCCGCTTCCAGGGCAATACGGAAGCTCAGGCGCATCAGGACATGGCACCGCCTTGCCTTTCGGCTTGTGCGAATCAAAGCCAGCCTAAAAATTGCCGTAGAAAGAGTTAAGATGTTCAACACAGAAGGAATTAGCAAGGTACAACAACCTCAAGCACAAGATAAAAAATTGGGACCATCAGAATCTGCTGGCCTTGTAACAGCTGATTGTCCGGTTGGGATTGAGCATAACAGGGACTTGCTGATTGGATGGCTAACAGATGAGATCCAGCAGAACATGGTGATCTCTGTGTGGGGCATGGGTGGAGTCGGAAAGACTACTCTTGTAACTCATGTTTACAACATTATCAAGCCAAGATTTGAGAGACATGCATTCATTACAGTTTCACAACACTGTAGGTCCGTTGATTTGCTAAGACAGATACTGAAAAAGTTCTGCAAGAAGGATCACAATGTAACACTATCTGAAGGCATCGATTCCATGGATCGTGAAAGCCTAGTCGAGATTATGCAAAGTTATCTTCATAGTAGAAGATATGTCCTCGTCTTGGATGATCTATGGGATGCTAATGTTTGGTTCGAAATCCGTGATGCGTTTGCTGGTGGAGATGGTTCCAGTAAGATAGTTCTTACTTCAAGGATCCATGACGTCGCATCACTAGCAAAAGACAAGTACATAATTGATCTGAGACCATTAGAAAGCCAGCATTCATGGGATTTGTTCTGCAAAGAAGCATTTTGGAAAATGGAAGATAAAAGTTGTCCTCGAGAACTGGAAGCATCGGGTCAGAAAATTGTAGAGAGTTGTGACGGCTTGCCAATAGCTATTGTGTGCATAGGACGCCTCTTGTCCTTCAGAAGTCAGACTAGTTATGAATGGGAGAAAGTGCAGAAAGATATTGAGTTGCAGCTAACGAGCAATTCGATCCTTGATATGAACCTCATTTTGAAGGTTAGCTTGGAGGATCTGTCACACAATTTAAAGAACTGTTTCCTGTTTTGTAGTTTGTTTCCAGAGGTCTACAGGATCAGAAGGAAGAAGCTGATCAGATTCTGGGTATCAGAGGGATTCATTAAAAGAactgaaacaagaacagaggaagaGATTGCCGAGGATTACCTGAATGAGCTAGTTAACCGGTGCCTGCTACAAGTTACTAAGAGAAACGAATTTGGACGAGTTCGTGAATGTCGAATGCATGACGTGGTCCGTGTTCTTGCTCTATCAAAATCGAAAGAGGAGATGTTTTCTGCTGTTTATGACTGCTCAAAAACAACCTCTTTACTAGGCAAAGCACGAAGGATGTCAATTCAGAGTGCTGATTCTACGCTTTCAAGTCATGAGATGACACATGTGCGATCGTTACTTGTATTTGACAAATGTGTCCCTATAGATGCTCTAAGTGCTTCACTCACATCACTCAAGTTGTTGTCAGTTTTGGACCTACATGGCATTCCAATAAAAAGTATACCTGTTCAAGTGTTCAGCCTGTTTAATCTGCGATTTTTGGGTTTGCGAGGAACTGAAATTGATGTGCTTCctaaagaaataaaaaaattacAGAACTTAGAAGTACTGGATGCTTACAACACAAAAATTACATCACTGCCAGAAGAAATGACAAGGCTCCGGAAGTTGAGGCATCTCTTTGCATCTGGAATCCGAGATGATACTGACAGCAATGTCGTGGTATCCACTGGTGTAGCTGCTCCTCGAGGCAAATGGCATTCCACTAGTCTGCAGACCCTTCAAAATTTTAAAGCAAATGACGAGATGTTGCAGAGCATTGCATGTTTGTCCGAGTTGAGGACGCTTGGCATTACAGATATAAGATCAGGCCAGTCTGCAAGCTTGTGCAGTGCCATCTCCAAGCTGTCTAAACTTCAACATCTTTTGGTGTCCCCGAAAGGTGATGAAGCGCTTCAGCTTTCGTCTGTTCAGCTGCCCCAAACAATTCAGAAGCTCGAGGTTGGGGGTCTGCTGGGGCAGGCGACAGCACATAACCTCTTCACTTCCATCCGATACCTTGAGAACATCACTCATCTCCATCTATGGTTCTCAATGATAAATCAAGATCTCTTCCGCTACCTCCAATCAGATTGTTTGTTGTCGCTCTGTATTCTGCAGGCGTTTCAAGGTGAGGATAGGTCGTTCTCTGCAGGATCATTTCCCAAACTTCAGTCGCTTGTGGTACATGGTGCATCACAACTCAGCCGGATTGAGATAGAAGAAGGCTCTATGGTGAACCT